Part of the Citrus sinensis cultivar Valencia sweet orange chromosome 2, DVS_A1.0, whole genome shotgun sequence genome, aacaatggCTGATCTGCAAAAGCAGAACATTTTACATACAATTAAAGCATCAGCCATCCCTTTAATATCCGAAAGGGGTGCGAGTAAATCTGAATATCATATCATATATCATGTATCTTATTGTATCagtatttatagaaaatttttcattaatctaCAATATTCTATTTAATTCGTGGCCTTACGTGCCCGTCCCTTCCGTTTTCTTTTTATCGATCTGATCTTATCGTCTTGTTTTCAAACCTTACTTCGTTTGAACAGATTGATAGTGTGAACATGCattaattgtattatgctGTAAAGACTATGTGGAATTTCAGTACATGAATTTGCAAGGAACATGAAGTTTAACTGCTACGAATACTAATTTTAGCAACCCGCACTTCATTAGCCTTTTCTATAAGATGATAATTCTGACTGTATAATCATGGCTCCTCCTCATGGGTCGTCATTTGTCAACTTGATGTCTATCAGTCAgcctctctttttcttttctatcgGATCATGGACAGATTCTAGTTACAGGCTTGTTTAGGGCTTTAATGAGATGAAAATGACACATAATTTCCGCATTATTGTTCAGTCGATTGACTGCAAGTTCAACTTTATTGTTCTCCCAGGCTAGAGATAAACCcagatgtgtgtgtgtgtgtgttttttttttaatgttttgacCACTGACCAGCCTAGGTTTCCACTATTGTTTCAATTGATGAGGGTTAAACTAGCTAGGGTTTGTTcaatatcttaattttttttttttttaaattatgatgcTAATTAGTATCACGCATACATGCATACTCGGGCATTAAAATGGCATGAGGCTGTAGTGCTTGATGACTAAGCCCTATATATAAAGTTACAGAAACTTGACACACAACCACTCATATGCATACACTGTCTTTAAGAATTTCGACTTTGCATTCTATTAATTCTGGCTCATTTGTGGGCAATTTCTTCTGATAATTATCAGCCCTCCCTAATTTTGGCAAGTTTCAAAAAGCTAGCTGGAAGATCAAAGCTGGGTGGTTAGATGTCACTGCAACATGACATcatctcttcttttttctcaCTCTTATTTTCATTCACAAGACAGCGAAAGCTAACGATGAATTATTATATGGACGCTCGCTATGAtaaaattagggattttgatacatacatacatatgtatataaatatatattatttaacatgcatgcatgcaagCAATCTTACTTATTAAACTTGCAATTCAAACTGTttatatactaattaattaatatttgtaattatcCTGGCACCTTAAAACAATGAAaccataatttcttttcttgcttTATTGAACATTTAGGCTGTGTTTAGAAGATTGTTGCAAAGCAGAAGCTTATGATAAAacgagaaaataataataaagtgcACTTTCGTTGTGCTTATTACAATCAACAGCCACCGAACGGAATCAATTTGCATGAACTATCATTACTCTAAACAACATGTGAACTGCATCCATTTGAACACATTAAGCACATGCGTACTTCGCTCGTGCGAACACTGGACACATTAGAAAGACAAGCCTCACTGTATGTTTGATCATGTATATACATGTGTGTGCAAGGAAGACAGGCATTTTGgtaaattcattaaaagaGATGGAACATTAAGGAAGTTAATTACATGCCATAGCTAGCTGAGTCTATATATATTCATACCTCATTCAAGCAAATTTCCAATACAAGAAGCAAAGAAAGAAGAGGTAAACCACTCAAACTCTTAAACACTTTATAGTTTCTTTCATTCAATTTCTCtcaaagtttattttcttttctatctcCAGTACAATGTTGCAGTCTTAAAGCACATCCTGatatgtcattcattaataGGGTTTCCACTTCTGATTACAGtccttcatttaattttcttcttctaaaaaccacatatatttttcttaaaaaccGGCCAAGAAACATTTCttaatttgtcaaaattataattacctATATTTTTGTGCCTTTAATTTTGCTGCAGTGCAGCAGTTTATAGAATTAATTGTTGGTATAAATAATGGGACGGGGAAAGATAGAGATTGCGAGGATCGAGAGCAGAACAAACAGGCAAGTGACTTTTTCGAAACGCCGAGGAGGGCTTTTGAAGAAGGCTCGTGAGCTCTCTGTGCTGTGTGATGCTGAAATAGGCCTCATCATCTTCTCATGCACTGGAAAACTGACCGAATTCTGCAGTGAATCAACCAGGTCCTTCCAAGATTATCATTACATATcccttttcttaattattaatttcccTATAATgcatttctttgtttattttctttttatattataatattacttttggatgtatttgagttttttttttctcattcatGGCTTCTTTCTGGCGGCTAGAACGCTGATCagtatttaaattgttatatatttctgcttaaatgagttaaattgACGTTCtaatttctgtttttttttcactacgtaaaaacttgtttttcttttgaagaaatcataaaaaattcaaagaaattaagaCCAACTTGAGTTATTTCTTATTCTACTtcctccttttttttgtttcttttttctctttgacATCCTCCTACCCAATTAGGGTTTCCGTATATTAATCCTTGCGTATTTCTTTGTTGATCCGCTAAAGGTCTCCAGACTCCGGCTTCctatgattatatatatatatatatatatatttttttttttttttgttgactTAATGACATGAAGGTCAGGCCTTCGTCAATGTGATTTTCTACGAAAAgcttttttaatcaattatcACAGAAGTACTAGGAAatatcacataaaaaaaatgaccaaaTTGATATCTCCTTTTTTACCCTCTTCAATCAATACCAGTAATAAATTCTTGCAGAGTTTTCTTTCAGTTTGTAtagattttcttcaatttaaattatagaTCTTGCAGCATTGAAGAAATCATAAGAAGGTACCAGGCTGCTAAAGGGGTGAGAATTCCAGCCGGCGTTAACAATCAGGATTcggtacaattaatttttagttattcaaattattaatttcccTTGCAAATATCCGATATATGTAACAAGTTAACTATGactgataattttaattgattttttctttttcgctCATGAAAATTTCAGGAAGCAATTTACAATGAGTTAGGAAGAATGAGGAAAGAAACTCACAATCTTGAATTGAGTCTCCGACGCTACACGGGTGATATTGACTTGAACTCTGTGAAACTTGAGGAGTTGACTCAACTTGAACATCAACTGGAGTGTTCAGTCAAGAAGGTTCGAGTTAGGAAGGTATGCGTATACaattttcacttctttttacataattttaaaattcattctaATAATCCCATCCTTGTAAAAGTTTTCAACAATATATGGCAAAATATAATCGGTGGATCAAACAAATTAACGTTGAGTTGTGGGCATGCAGATGGAGATCTTACGGCAGCAGACAGACAATCTTCTTAGGAAGGTGATGGGCTGATGGCCACCTAATTATATTACAtggtttaaatttttaattaaatcacgaccagattttttaattaatagtctaTTCTCTTGATTTTGTTCTAATATAGGAGAAAATGTTGGAGGAGGAGAATGAGCAAATATTCAGCCTGGTTAGtaacataacttttaaattaaccaggttatataaaatatatatatcaaactAACTGCTGTTCCTGTAGAATCAATTTATAAactattgaaattttaatgagtccattataaatttataataagcTGTGTTACAAGTTTAACACATTAGACATATACAAATCAATGCTATAGACTATATTTGAGTAATTAGTAATCTAATGTTCATGTTGATTTTTAGCTTAAGGATAATAACAATCAGATGGCATgggagcagcagcagcagcagcaggcAGCAATGGTATCAA contains:
- the LOC102614986 gene encoding MADS-box protein defh21-like isoform X2, producing MGRGKIEIARIESRTNRQVTFSKRRGGLLKKARELSVLCDAEIGLIIFSCTGKLTEFCSESTSIEEIIRRYQAAKGVRIPAGVNNQDSEAIYNELGRMRKETHNLELSLRRYTGDIDLNSVKLEELTQLEHQLECSVKKVRVRKMEILRQQTDNLLRKEKMLEEENEQIFSLLKDNNNQMAWEQQQQQQAAMVSKFEEHGQVLDQFPFSGEAQPSSVLELAIPHYQPFRLQPTQPNLQDFGLHFPTFG
- the LOC102614986 gene encoding MADS-box protein defh21-like isoform X1; the encoded protein is MGRGKIEIARIESRTNRQVTFSKRRGGLLKKARELSVLCDAEIGLIIFSCTGKLTEFCSESTRSCSIEEIIRRYQAAKGVRIPAGVNNQDSEAIYNELGRMRKETHNLELSLRRYTGDIDLNSVKLEELTQLEHQLECSVKKVRVRKMEILRQQTDNLLRKEKMLEEENEQIFSLLKDNNNQMAWEQQQQQQAAMVSKFEEHGQVLDQFPFSGEAQPSSVLELAIPHYQPFRLQPTQPNLQDFGLHFPTFG